Proteins from one Mercurialis annua linkage group LG7, ddMerAnnu1.2, whole genome shotgun sequence genomic window:
- the LOC126654448 gene encoding cold-regulated 413 plasma membrane protein 2-like, producing MGRIEYLKMKTEDAAGMKGDDNGKLIESDFNELKVAAKKLMNDATRLGGLGFGTSFLKWVASFAAIYLLILDRTNWRTNMLTSLLVPYIFLSLPSVLFNFFRGEVGKWIAFVAVVLRLFFPRHFPDWLEMPGSLILLLVVAPGFFAHTLKESWVGVGICLVIGCYLLQEHIRASGGFRNSFTQSHGISNTLGIIFLIVYPVWSLLLHVL from the exons ATGGGGAGGATTGAGtatctgaaaatgaaaactgAGGATGCAGCTGGTATGAAAGGTGATGATAATGGTAAATTGATTGAATCTGATTTCAATGAACTCAAGGTTGCTGCTAAGAAACTTATGAATGACGCTACTAGACTTGGTGGCCTTGGCTTTGGTACTTCTTTTCTCAAATGGGTTGCTTCTTTTGCTGCTAT ATATTTGCTGATACTGGATCGGACAAACTGGAGAACAAACATGCTGACTTCACTCTTAGTCCCTTACATTTTCCTTAGTCTTCCTTCAGTGTTATTTAACTTCTTTAG AGGTGAGGTTGGAAAATGGATTGCTTTCGTCGCTGTAGTGCTTAGACTTTTCTTTCCTCGACACTTCCCAG ATTGGCTGGAGATGCCAGGATCTTTGATCCTACTACTGGTTGTGGCTCCCGGTTTCTTTGCACACACGTTGAAGGAGAGCTGGGTCGGTGTCGGGATATGCCTCGTCATCGGTTGTTACCTATTGCAAGAGCACATCAGAGCATCTGGTGGATTCAGAAACTCATTTACACAAAGCCATGGAATATCAAACACTCTTGGTATCATTTTCCTCATAGTTTATCCAGTATGGTCCCTACTGCTCCACGTCCTCTAA
- the LOC126655522 gene encoding BTB/POZ domain-containing protein At5g66560, producing MAAEKQSSKGQAWFCTTGLPSDIVIEVEDMTFHLHKFPLMSKSRKLHELIAEQEANTEIKAKQNEEQEIEESEPDEIEEVHCHITLPDFPGGSETFEMAAKFCYSVKIELTSSTVAPLRCAGEFLEMTEEYSEDNLISKTERFLSQSVLKSLKESIKALKSCEKVMSLAETLTITQRCIDSIASRASTTDPAALFGWPVSDGTTENKPSATSNQALWNGIESAVRRKKSSAIASVAAGRGGTNADSWLEYLSLLSLPLFKRLIFAMKERDLSPEIIESCLMYYAKKYIPGVSRLNRKPPLPSSSSSTVTENEQREVLETITSNLPLEKNSTAGSSTTTTTATRFLFGLLRTANILNASESCRLALERKIGLQLEHATLDDLLIPSYSYLNETLYDVDCMERILGYFLDGIEERNTEVEEEGVDRNVRTPSLMLVGKLIDGYLAEIASDANLKPDRFCNLAVSLPEQARLFDDGLYRAVDVYLKAHPWISENEREKICGVMDCQKLTLEACTHAAQNERLPLRAVVQVLFFEQLQLRHAIAGTLIAAEVAPLQDPARPSVLRREQEEVDVEEGGGAEVAGSNTWRSAVRENQVLRLDMDSMRTRVHQLERECSTMKKVIEKIDTESESTRGSGWRGSITRKFGCKFKSQVCDSHESTAVNVRKGKQHHHHQQ from the exons ATGGCAGCTGAGAAACAGAGTTCCAAAGGGCAAGCATG GTTTTGTACAACTGGGTTACCAAGTGACATTGTAATTGAAGTTGAAGATATGACCTTTCATCTCCATAAG TTTCCTTTAATGTCAAAGAGCAGAAAACTTCACGAGCTAATAGCAGAACAAGAAGCAAACACagaaataaaagcaaaacaaaacgaagaACAAGAAATAGAAGAATCCGAACCTGATGAAATCGAGGAGGTTCACTGCCATATTACCCTCCCGGATTTCCCGGGAGGTTCGGAGACATTCGAAATGGCCGCCAAATTCTGCTACTCCGTGAAAATAGAGCTCACTTCCTCCACCGTCGCGCCGCTCCGTTGCGCCGGAGAGTTTCTCGAGATGACGGAAGAGTATTCGGAAGACAATCTGATCTCCAAAACAGAGCGTTTTCTCTCACAATCTGTACTCAAAAGCCTCAAAGAATCAATCAAAGCATTAAAATCATGCGAGAAAGTAATGTCTCTAGCAGAAACCCTAACCATTACACAGAGATGCATTGATTCAATTGCTTCAAGAGCCTCAACTACTGATCCAGCAGCTCTGTTTGGCTGGCCGGTTAGCGACGGAACAACTGAGAATAAACCGTCCGCTACTTCAAACCAAGCGTTATGGAACGGAATTGAATCCGCTGTCCGACGGAAAAAATCTTCCGCTATAGCCTCCGTCGCCGCCGGTAGAGGCGGCACTAATGCAGATTCCTGGCTTGAATATCTATCGCTTTTGAGTTTGCCGTTATTTAAACGGTTGATTTTTGCAATGAAAGAGAGAGATCTGAGTCCGGAGATTATAGAGAGCTGTTTAATGTACTACGCGAAAAAATACATTCCAGGCGTTTCAAGATTGAATCGGAAGCCACCGTTACcgtcatcttcttcttcaactGTAACGGAGAATGAACAGAGAGAAGTATTAGAAACAATAACTTCAAATCTTCCGTTAGAGAAAAACAGCACCGCCGGATCTTCAACGACAACAACTACGGCGACGAGGTTCTTATTCGGTTTATTAAGAACGGCAAACATATTAAACGCATCGGAATCGTGTCGTTTAGCTTTAGAAAGAAAAATCGGTTTGCAGCTAGAACATGCTACACTCGACGATCTGTTAATCCCTAGCTATTCGTATCTTAACGAAACTTTATATGATGTTGATTGTATGGAGAGAATTTTAGGTTATTTTTTGGACGGAATTGAAGAGAGAAATACCGAGGTGGAAGAAGAAGGTGTTGATCGGAATGTGCGAACTCCGTCGTTGATGCTGGTTGGAAAGTTAATCGACGGTTATTTAGCTGAGATTGCTTCTGATGCAAATTTAAAACCGGATAGATTTTGTAACCTGGCGGTTTCTTTACCGGAGCAAGCTCGGCTTTTCGACGACGGTTTATACAGAGCTGTTGATGTTTATCTTAAA GCGCATCCATGGATATCAGAGAATGAGCGGGAAAAGATCTGCGGAGTAATGGATTGCCAAAAGCTTACATTAGAAGCTTGCACACACGCCGCTCAAAACGAGCGGCTACCGCTACGTGCGGTGGTTCAGGTTTTGTTTTTCGAACAGTTACAGCTGCGACACGCAATCGCCGGAACTTTAATAGCCGCCGAAGTAGCTCCGCTGCAGGATCCAGCAAGACCGTCGGTGTTGAGAAGAGAACAGGAGGAAGTTGACGTGGAGGAAGGAGGAGGAGCAGAGGTGGCGGGAAGTAACACGTGGAGGAGCGCAGTGAGAGAGAATCAGGTGTTGCGACTAGACATGGATAGCATGAGGACGCGGGTGCATCAGCTGGAAAGAGAGTGTTCAACGATGAAGAAAGTAATTGAGAAGATTGATACGGAGAGTGAGAGTACACGTGGCAGTGGATGGAGAGGGTCAATAACGAGGAAGTTTGGGTGTAAGTTTAAGAGTCAAGTGTGTGATTCTCATGAATCAACGGCTGTGAATGTAAGGAAAGGAAAACAACATCATCATCACCAACAATAG
- the LOC126655587 gene encoding uncharacterized protein LOC126655587 has product MTSPNISLLIWCDGRIVSSPCGIEYHGGRPVNMALSERMSFEELQNICRRAVSTDGEVEISKIYFRLPRIVEGAIRSYSLFSVENNEHVFGILNEVVRYPQLEILELYVEYEAVVRNKTLLDQLVLGDSSGSERGSGEEEEEEEEDFYDSNEEDVEEDLGADSQYESQLPEHVRTADLCDFDVAPEDDEKIMWDPGMEFRVGMVFPNRDAVRACATTYSVGVGREFKGRRTTNSTIVLACRQNPVCKWWLRATLLQATQTWTLTKYIGPHTCNQLLPDPNHRNFGSVAIADYIKGQVKLQRDIRIDTLRAGIWQQLGVRPPYKRTWNAKEKAIADVYGGWYESFGMVHKFMNEMMHVNPGSFWDAEGAEVYTDGILQPKVVTFIRMFWTFKPTIEGFRFCKPVLFVDGTHLYGKYKMTLLIASAIDGNSHIMPLAFALVESESTASYEYFFEHLREHVICERKVAIISDRHAGILSVLKRPEWAGVAHKFCIRHFCSNFQTKFRNKVLKKLADKAGRAYQKHKYKRYMAAIEIRSPEAYAWLTKQEKRPKEKWTRVYDKKGQRHNVMTTNYAESVNATLKNIRGLPITSMLEAIFARMVKMFDTRWKTYEDSRNAD; this is encoded by the exons atgacgAGTCCAAATATATCTTTGTTGATATGGTGTGATGGCCGTATTGTGAGTTCTCCGTGTGGAATAGAATACCACGGGGGTCGTCCGGTTAATATGGCGCTTAGCGAGAGAATGAGTTTCGAGgaattacaaaatatttgtaGAAGAGCAGTTTCTACCGACGGGGAagtagaaatttcaaaaatctacTTCCGGCTTCCAAGAATAGTTGAGGGTGCGATACGGTCGTACTCGTTGTTTTCTGTGGAGAATAACGAGCATGTATTTGGAATTCTGAACGAGGTCGTGCGGTATCCGCAACTCGAGATTTTGGAATTGTACGTGGAATACGAGGCCGTGGTTCGCAACAAGACTTTACTAGATCAGTTGGTCTTAGGTGATTCAAGCGGGTCTGAGAGGGGTAGTggtgaagaggaagaagaggaagaagaggattTCTACGACAGCAACGAAGAGGATGTCGAGGAAGACTTAGGAGCAGATTCACAATATGAGTCGCAACTTCCTGAGCATGTAAGAACGGCGGATCTTTGCGACTTTGACGTCGCCCCAGAGGATGATGAAAAGATTATGTGGGATCCTGGGATGGAATTCCGAGTAGGGATGGTATTCCCAAATCGCGATGCCGTCCGAGCTTGTGCGACTACTTATTCGGTCGGGGTGGGAAGAGAGTTCAAGGGTCGCCGGACTACCAACTCGACAATAGTGTTGGCTTGCAGGCAGAACCCTGTATGTAAATGGTGGCTGCGCGCTACACTTCTGCAAGCAACTCAGACGTGGACGTTGACAAAATATATTGGCCCGCACACGTGCAATCAGCTGTTACCTGATCCAAACCATCGGAATTTTGGGTCTGTTGCAATCGCAGACTATATCAAGGGTCAAGTAAAGCTGCAACGTGATATACGGATCGATACCCTCAGAGCTGGAATTTGGCAACAACTTGGAGTTAGGCCTCCGTATAAACGAACCTGGAATGCAAAGGAAAAGGCAATAGCTGATGTTTACGGTGGCTGGTATGAATCATTTGGTATGGTTCACAAGTTCATGAACGAGATGATGCATGTCAACCCTGGATCTTTCTGGGATGCAGAAG GCGCTGAGGTGTACACCGACGGGATCCTTCAGCCGAAAGTCGTAACGTTCATCCGAATGTTCTGGACTTTCAAACCGACAATTGAAGGGTTTCGTTTTTGCAAGCCAGTTTTGTTCGTCGACGGTACTCATTTGTATGGCAAATACAAAATGACCTTGTTGATCGCGTCGGCAATCGATGGGAACAGTCACATCATGCCACTGGCATTTGCACTTGTTGAATCTGAAAGTACTGCCAGTTATGAGTACTTTTTTGAACATTTGCGTGAGCACGTGATTTGCGAAAGGAAGGTGGCCATTATATCTGATCGGCACGCTGGAATATTGTCGGTTCTGAAGCGTCCTGAATGGGCCGGTGTCGCCCACAAGTTTTGCATCAGACATTTCTGTAGTAATTTTCAGACCAAGTTTAGGAACAAGGTTTTGAAGAAGCTGGCGGATAAAGCAG GCCGAGCATATCAGAAGCACAAGTATAAACGCTACATGGCAGCGATCGAGATTAGAAGCCCAGAAGCGTATGCATGGCTGACTAAGCAAGAAAAGCGGCCTAAAGAAAAGTGGACAAGGGTGTATGACAAAAAAGGGCAACGACACAATGTGATGACAACTAACTATGCTGAGTCTGTCAACGCGACACTGAAGAATATAAGGGGGCTTCCGATCACATCAATGCTTGAGGCAATTTTTGCGCGGATGGTTAAAATGTTCGACACGCGTTGGAAGACGTATGAggattctaggaatgcggattAG